CAACGAATTTTCTGCCATTGTTGAAAAAGAGGATGACTGGTTTATCGCTTATTGCCCGGAAATTCCAGGCGCAAATGGTCAAGGTCGCACCAAGGAAAAATGCCTGCAAAGCCTGTCGGATGCGATAAAACTCATTCTCGAAGATCGAAAAGAAGACTCATTAAGAGGTATTCCAGACGATGCAATGAGGGAGGTGGTCACCGTTTAATGAAACGCCAGGCACTTCTTAAACATCTGCGTTTGCACGGATGTTATCTCAAGAGAGAAGGTCGCTCCCATTCACTTTGGTGCAATCCACAAACAGGCCACACTGAGGCCGTTCCACGACATGTTGAAATCCCCAATAAGTTAGCCAAAAAAATCTGTCGTATGCTATCGGTTCCTGAAGAATAAATTTATGCCGAATAGCCTTTCCTTATCAACCACCCTTTTGCTTAACAATTTGATTTTTTATATTTTTCTGATATAATGCGCAAACAAATCAAGCTTTTTTGACCAACGCAGCATTATCCCGATTAAACGAGAAACAAAACAGGACTCTTTTTCTGCCCTTAAAAAAATAAAAAGGAACCCGAAATGGGATTCCTTCAAATAAAAACCCGCTGATTTGCCAGGCGGGCTCAGTGGAAGCCTTTTCAGGTTCTACTGCCACTGGCAGAAAACATCATAATTGTACAGCATATTAAACTCATTTAAAGTTAATTCTAAAACGGAACGGTTTTTTGACAGCTACGATAAAAACAATCACAGCTTTGGAACGGCAAACTGGATGACATGGTTTATAATCGGCTGGTTGTAAATTCCGATGAGGATGATACCCACAGCGGTTATGATGGTGGGAATCAGCATGCTCATGGGGGCTTCGCTGATTAATACGTCATGCTCATGCCCGTGAGTTTCAGAGAACCCATAGCCGATCTCGAAAATTCGGAAAAATAAAATAATATTGATCAGGCTCGATAAGAGAAGAGCGGCGACAAAGGCCCAGCAATGGGCAATGATTGCCCCCTGGATAAGATACCATTTGCTGAAAAACCCACAGGTCGGCGGAACACCGATGATCGAAAGGGCGGTAACGACAAAGGCAGCCATGGTATAAGGCATCTTTTTAAAAAGGTCTTTAAAATCGGTGAGAGTATGGCCTTGGGTTTGGTAGTAAAAAATTCCGGCTATGACAAACATCCCCAGGGTCATGATGGCGTCATTTAAAATATGAAGAATGACTCCTTTAACAGCCATTGCATTGGCAAGGCCAGTGCCACCCACCATGTATCCGATTTCCGCCACCACAATGTAACAACACATTCGCTTGAAATCAGTTTGGGCAAGCGCCATTACCGCTCCAGCCACAATCGCTGCAATCCCCAGCCAAATCATGATGTCGGTGACCGGAAGCGTGTCCATAGACAGCGAGGGTTTAAACACAGTATACATGATTCTCAGCATGACATAAACGGAGACCTTGGTCATCAAAGGGGCAATGAGAGCGCTTGCCGCAGATGGCGCCTTGGTATATGCGTCGGGCAGCCAGGTATGCAGCGGGAAAAGAGCCATCTTTATGGCTATTCCGACAAAGAAAAAGGCAAAGGCCACCAGGATAACCTTCGACCCATAGAGATCGGGCAAAAGCCGGGCAAGGTCGGCAATATTAAGTGATCCTGTTGCAATATAGAGGTAGCCCACGCCCAGCAGGTAAAAGCATGCCCCGACGGTTCCCATGATAATGTATCTAAAACTGGCCAATGGCGCTCCATCCTCGCCTGCTGCGATGAGTGCATAACCGGTGAGTGATGTAATTTCTAAAAACACATAAAGGTTAAACATATCACCGGTGATGACTATCCCTAAAAATCCGGTGACCTGAAGCAAAAATACGGTATAGAAATAGACAATGCTGCCGTCTATCTCCTGAACGATATTTCTTTTGGAATATACAGCCACAATAAGGGCGGTCGCTGATATAATGATCAGCATCAGGGCGTTAAGGTGGTCGATCACATACTCTATTCCCCATGGCGGCAGCCAGCTTCCCATATAATAGTGAACGGCGCCTGTATCAATTACGCTGTCCAACACAAAAATTGAGCAAACCATACACAGGGCAAGAGACAAGATCACCCATGGGTAGCAGAGGTTTTCTCTCCACCATCCAAGCAGGGGCGTAATAATCGCAGCCAGCAAAGGTATGATAATAATAAGAACAGGGAGCTGATCCGTCATTTTATGGCCTTTAAAATTTCATCTTCTTCCAGAGTATTATATCTTCGGTATATTTTAATAACGATCGCCAGCGCCACACCAAGAGTGGCAACCATCACCACAATTGCCGTAAGCATAAGCACGTGAGGCAGGGGATTAAGGTAGGCAGAAGCCTCGATGGCGTGACTGACATGTTCACCGTTTCCGTGAGCATGTTCAATAATGGGAAGGGTTGCGCCTCCTTTCTTGTATGCGGTGGAAACATAAAAAAGGATGATCGCTGTTTGAAAGATATTCATGCCGATGATTTTCTTCACCAGGTTTTTTTTACCTATCATCGCATAAAAGCCGATCATCATCAGCACAATGTAAATCCAGTAGTTGTATTTACCAATAATAAGGTCAAGCATGATTGGTCCTTACCCTTTGCGTTTTCTTCTTAGCAGTAAAATACATGCCATGCCGGCAGAAAAAATAACCGTGGTTTCGCCGAGTGTATCATAGCCCCTGTAGTCCGCAAGAACTGCGGTGACGATATTGGGAGTCGCCGTTTTTTCAACAGCATCAGAAATATAATTCGGAGACACATGGCTATTTGCCGGAGATTCAGGATTTCCCCAGTCAGGCATATCCATCGTTCCATAGGCAAGCACCATTCCGGTAATAATCACCACAAGTAAATTCAATATTTTCAATCTTTGGACCTCCTGGTGGTTTTGCTTATAGCGGCGACCATGAGAATGGTTCCTACCCCGGCGCTCACAGAGGCTTCGGTAAAGGCAACGTCAACGGCACCCATTAGCGCCCATATCAAACACATAAAGAAACTGTACGCTCCCAGGATCATCACCGCGCTTAACAGATCTTTTACAGTGATGGCGGCAATGGCACATATCAATACGAAAAAAAGCAATATCATATCAAACGGTATAATCAACTTTCCTTCTCCTTTTTCAACCATGGCTTAAGGCCGCTTCTAAATCCCGCCCGGGAAATGGCATGGGTTGCGGTCGGTTGCGCTAGAAACATAAATACGGCAATAAAGACAATCTTTAGGCTGGTCAATGAAAAACCTTCGTAAATCCCCAAGCCAATAAGGGATAAAAATACACCCAGAGTATCTCCCTTGCCGGTGGCATGCAAACGGGAAAAAAAATCAGGAAAGCGTAACAGCCCTATGGTTGCAGTGGTAAAGAAAAACAGGCCGCCTGCCATAAAAAATACAAATAATACATCTATTACGCTCATCAGTTTTCTCCTACGGTTTCCAGATATTTAGATGCAGCCAGTGTGCCGATTAAGTTAAGGAGGGCATAAACCATGCTGATATCAATAAACATATCCACGCGGTTATAAAGGAATCCAATGATCAATAGTATGATCAGCGTCTTTGTACCTATGGCCGAAAGTGCCGCTATCCGGTTAAATACTCCAGGACCAAACACAACACGGTAGAGAATAAGAAAAACAAGTATACATAATCCCATACCGACACTAAGTAAAAATTCGTTCATTAAAAAGACCTCAAGGTTGAAAGTTATTTATCTTTACAATGCAATTTGCCAGTTGTAATTAGCAACAGCTTTTTTTTGTGCTATACCATATTTCTGTGCGTTTCGGATAATTAGTGGTAACAATTCTCGATTTTAAACCCGTAACTCGTCACCCGAAACATTTGCGCGATAACCAAATAATCATGTTAAAAATGGCGCACTATGCCAATTGATAAAGGTGGTTGAAAGGCTATTTATCTTCATCTTTTGGTGGGGCTTCTCCCTTGGAAATATCAAAAAAGATAGAAAACATCACCGCCATGACAGCCAACCCTACGCCGATTTCAACACCAAGTATTCCAAGGGATCGCGCATGGGCTGGATCTGCGGGGAGAAGTTTGGCCAGCTTGCTGTAATCAAGATAATTTCCGGCCAGAACCAGGCACAAAACCCCGATTCCTGCGTATATAAAAACCCCTGAACTGGAAAACACAGCAACCGCTTTATCGGATATCCTTTTTTGTGTCTTCTTTACACCGTGAGTAATCATAAGCAGTATTAAACTGGCTGCCAGGATAACACCTCCCTGAAATCCTCCACCAGGGCTGTGATGCCCGTGCATAATCACATAAAGGGCATACAGCTGAATAAAGGGCACCAGAATGCGCGCCAGGGTCTTTATAATAATATCATCACTTCTTTGTAACATAGTCGTTTCCTTTTTATAGACCTCTCTTCAACTCTCCAAATATCGGGGCCACATCAAGTGCATCTTGAACATAGATATGATCTGCCTCCATAAAGACGTGGGCGATTCTGTCCTCCATTTCGCCGGCATGCAAATCATCAGCCACTTTTTTGTCCAGCGCATGAACAAAGAACTCTCCGTCTTTTATGTCCATGGTGATTGTCCCAGGGGTAAGGGTGATGGAATTTGCCAGTGTGACCCATGAAATATCGCTTTCCAGTTTTGTTTTAAACCTTATTATTTGTGGAGTCACCCGTTGTTTTGGTCCTAAAGCCACAGAGGCCACATAAATATTTGAGGTGATGATCTGGTAAAGCAGCCAGGGTATATAGGCGAAAAACCTCCGGGCAACGATCCGAGCATCTCCAACCCTAACATTGGCAAAAAGCAAATCGTGGGTCAGGTAGGCAATGAACAATGAGCAGATAACTCCGAGGGTAAGATGGAACAAATCGTACTTTCCTGATAAAAGTACCCAGAAACCAAAAAGCATTAAAAAAGTGACCACCAGATTCTGGAAGCCGGATTTTTCTTCCTGGGCACCGGTAAGAATGGCCTGAATATTTTTTTCTTCCATCGTCCGTGTTTCGGATGTGAGTTTGACTGCAGTATTTAACAAGTCTACAGCCTGACTTCTGGCATCCTCCATAAGACGAAATGAAGTATCCATGGCCTCTATTAGAAGGGTGACTTCCACAGTTTAAATCCTTTTCTCGTTTCCAGTTAAAGATCTAGAGACAGTTGTATGGTCAAGGAACAACCAGGACCGGTAATTCAGCTTCACAAGCAACTTTCCCCGCAGAACTTTTATTGAATAAGCTACGTAATCCTTTTTTCCTTGATTCTCCTCCGATGATAATCATGGTGCCTTTATAATCTTTGGCTGCCGTTTGAATTTCTTCTGAGGTATTACCGGCATAAATGTGCGATTCTGCATCGATTTCATTATCAAGGCATATTTTTCGGGTGTCGGCAAGCCGGGTTTTAAGTTCTCGCATTTCTTTTATGGTCAGTTTTCCTTTAATTACATTCACAATTTCCATTTCACCAACCATTTTTTTAAAACCAAGCAGAAAAGCAAGCGCTTTTTCAGACTTGGGTGACCAGTCGGTGGCAAAGACAATGTGGGCAAACATTCCTCTTTTATCCGTTTTAGTTTTATGGTTGGCATGGTTGATAAAAATGAGTGGAACAGAGGAATCTTTTATTAACTGCTTGATAATCGAATTTCGGGATGTCTTTACTTCCTTCTTTTGAAGATTAACAACGATAAGCGACGCCCCTTCGTTTTTAGCAGCATTTAAAATCCTATGGGGCAATAATTGATCATCCAATATGATTTTTGACTTGATATTTAAGTCGGATAATCCTTTTGTACAGGAATCAAAAGGAACGGTTTGCAGAAAAGCAATTGATTCAAAATCGAGCTCACCTACAGGCAGGGTTTCTTTCAGCATGTTAACAGAAAGGGACTGATCTTTTAGATCGGTGGCGTAAAGTAATTTCCTTGCTTCCATAAACGAAAAAACATCCTTTTTGGTTTAATTCCCTGACACTTTTGAAGGGACAAGCAAGGTGGGAAAAGCAGACTTTTCAGCAAGCTCCATGGGAACACTTCCCAGCCACCTCTCTCTTAATGCTCCTTTTCCGGTTGCACCCATGACAATCATGCTTGCCCTGAACTCTTGCGCTGCTTTTTCTATCTCATCAGCCGTATCCCCTATATAAAAATGAGATTTGGCTTTTATACCTTGAGACTCAAACATTTCGC
The Thermodesulfobacteriota bacterium DNA segment above includes these coding regions:
- a CDS encoding monovalent cation/H+ antiporter complex subunit F — encoded protein: MNEFLLSVGMGLCILVFLILYRVVFGPGVFNRIAALSAIGTKTLIILLIIGFLYNRVDMFIDISMVYALLNLIGTLAASKYLETVGEN
- a CDS encoding monovalent cation/H+ antiporter subunit D family protein; amino-acid sequence: MTDQLPVLIIIIPLLAAIITPLLGWWRENLCYPWVILSLALCMVCSIFVLDSVIDTGAVHYYMGSWLPPWGIEYVIDHLNALMLIIISATALIVAVYSKRNIVQEIDGSIVYFYTVFLLQVTGFLGIVITGDMFNLYVFLEITSLTGYALIAAGEDGAPLASFRYIIMGTVGACFYLLGVGYLYIATGSLNIADLARLLPDLYGSKVILVAFAFFFVGIAIKMALFPLHTWLPDAYTKAPSAASALIAPLMTKVSVYVMLRIMYTVFKPSLSMDTLPVTDIMIWLGIAAIVAGAVMALAQTDFKRMCCYIVVAEIGYMVGGTGLANAMAVKGVILHILNDAIMTLGMFVIAGIFYYQTQGHTLTDFKDLFKKMPYTMAAFVVTALSIIGVPPTCGFFSKWYLIQGAIIAHCWAFVAALLLSSLINIILFFRIFEIGYGFSETHGHEHDVLISEAPMSMLIPTIITAVGIILIGIYNQPIINHVIQFAVPKL
- a CDS encoding cation:proton antiporter subunit C is translated as MLDLIIGKYNYWIYIVLMMIGFYAMIGKKNLVKKIIGMNIFQTAIILFYVSTAYKKGGATLPIIEHAHGNGEHVSHAIEASAYLNPLPHVLMLTAIVVMVATLGVALAIVIKIYRRYNTLEEDEILKAIK
- a CDS encoding type II toxin-antitoxin system HicA family toxin, giving the protein MKRQALLKHLRLHGCYLKREGRSHSLWCNPQTGHTEAVPRHVEIPNKLAKKICRMLSVPEE
- a CDS encoding Na+/H+ antiporter subunit E, which produces MEVTLLIEAMDTSFRLMEDARSQAVDLLNTAVKLTSETRTMEEKNIQAILTGAQEEKSGFQNLVVTFLMLFGFWVLLSGKYDLFHLTLGVICSLFIAYLTHDLLFANVRVGDARIVARRFFAYIPWLLYQIITSNIYVASVALGPKQRVTPQIIRFKTKLESDISWVTLANSITLTPGTITMDIKDGEFFVHALDKKVADDLHAGEMEDRIAHVFMEADHIYVQDALDVAPIFGELKRGL
- a CDS encoding Na(+)/H(+) antiporter subunit B; translated protein: MLQRSDDIIIKTLARILVPFIQLYALYVIMHGHHSPGGGFQGGVILAASLILLMITHGVKKTQKRISDKAVAVFSSSGVFIYAGIGVLCLVLAGNYLDYSKLAKLLPADPAHARSLGILGVEIGVGLAVMAVMFSIFFDISKGEAPPKDEDK
- the mnhG gene encoding monovalent cation/H(+) antiporter subunit G; this translates as MSVIDVLFVFFMAGGLFFFTTATIGLLRFPDFFSRLHATGKGDTLGVFLSLIGLGIYEGFSLTSLKIVFIAVFMFLAQPTATHAISRAGFRSGLKPWLKKEKES
- the mbhE gene encoding hydrogen gas-evolving membrane-bound hydrogenase subunit E, producing the protein MKILNLLVVIITGMVLAYGTMDMPDWGNPESPANSHVSPNYISDAVEKTATPNIVTAVLADYRGYDTLGETTVIFSAGMACILLLRRKRKG
- a CDS encoding universal stress protein, producing the protein MEARKLLYATDLKDQSLSVNMLKETLPVGELDFESIAFLQTVPFDSCTKGLSDLNIKSKIILDDQLLPHRILNAAKNEGASLIVVNLQKKEVKTSRNSIIKQLIKDSSVPLIFINHANHKTKTDKRGMFAHIVFATDWSPKSEKALAFLLGFKKMVGEMEIVNVIKGKLTIKEMRELKTRLADTRKICLDNEIDAESHIYAGNTSEEIQTAAKDYKGTMIIIGGESRKKGLRSLFNKSSAGKVACEAELPVLVVP
- a CDS encoding hydrogenase subunit MbhD domain-containing protein, with product MIIPFDMILLFFVLICAIAAITVKDLLSAVMILGAYSFFMCLIWALMGAVDVAFTEASVSAGVGTILMVAAISKTTRRSKD
- a CDS encoding type II toxin-antitoxin system HicB family antitoxin is translated as MPNEFSAIVEKEDDWFIAYCPEIPGANGQGRTKEKCLQSLSDAIKLILEDRKEDSLRGIPDDAMREVVTV